The following are from one region of the Nicotiana tomentosiformis chromosome 7, ASM39032v3, whole genome shotgun sequence genome:
- the LOC104105476 gene encoding uncharacterized protein, with amino-acid sequence MRFKKYSELISHLFITEQHNGLLMKNHESRPSGSYPFPEMNETNFHQAKRGRGRGPSCDHGRGRGRNSNYGNNNAPKNLTQHQQWKKKEHKHEAMQATKAGNAYYRCGGKRHWSRTCRMPKHLVELYQGSLKKTEKNVETNFISEDNLDFMHLDVADYFALPEGETSHVIGDESIEM; translated from the coding sequence atgagattcaaaaaatattctgaacttatctcacatcttttTATaaccgagcaacataatgggctattaatgaaaaatcatgaaagccgGCCTTCTGGTTCTTATCCATTCCCTGAaatgaatgagacgaacttccaccaagctaagcgtggaagaggtcgTGGCCCCAGTTGTgatcatggccgtggtcggggaagaaactctaattatggtaataataatgcaccaaagaaccttACTCAACATCAACAATGGAAAAAGAAGGAACACAAGCATGAAGCGATGCAAGCAACAAAGGCAGGAAATGCATattatagatgtggaggaaaaagaCACTGGTCGCGTACCTGTCGtatgccaaagcacctggttgagctttatcaaggaTCTCTGAAGAAAACAGAGAAAAATGTTgaaacaaattttatttctgaagataatttggacttcatgcatttggatgtagctgattactttgcactcccagaaggagaaacaagtcatgtgatcggtgatgaatctatagaaatgtaa